The genomic window ATGTAGTTGTGATTAATGATGTAAAAGAGTTATTTGATAAATTTAAAAATTCTGAAGATATTTTATTTATTGCTGGTGGAAAAAAGATTTATGAACAATTTTATTTATATGCTGATGAGTTAATAATAAGTACAATTGAAGATGAATTTGTGGGCGATACTTATTTAACAAATATTGATTTAACAAAATATAAACAGTATAACGAACAAAATTGCAATAAATTCACTATTAGGCGATATAGTAAGTATTTTGTGTGAATTTTTACCGAAAAAATGGAAAAAAGTATTTTTTAAAATAACCACATGTTATAATATATGTGAAAAACAATAGGAGGATTATTATAATGAACAAAACAGAATTAATAGCATTCGTTGCTGAACAAACAGGATTATCAAAAAAAGATGCACAAGGTGCAGTAGATGCAGTAGTAGATGGAATTTCAGCATCATTAAAA from Bacilli bacterium PM5-9 includes these protein-coding regions:
- a CDS encoding dihydrofolate reductase (product_source=KO:K00287; cath_funfam=3.40.430.10; cog=COG0262; ko=KO:K00287; pfam=PF00186; superfamily=53597), with amino-acid sequence MIKLIVAHDKNMLIGNGNVMPWHIKEELQFFRKETLNQNLLMGRTTFEGIGKVLTNRTTYVLTSNKSYQVADENVVVINDVKELFDKFKNSEDILFIAGGKKIYEQFYLYADELIISTIEDEFVGDTYLTNIDLTKYKQYNEQNCNKFTIRRYSKYFV